A genomic window from Silene latifolia isolate original U9 population chromosome Y, ASM4854445v1, whole genome shotgun sequence includes:
- the LOC141630285 gene encoding uncharacterized protein LOC141630285 has protein sequence MHTIMFQSDARAKDPVGGCYRIIRDLHHQIEFCKAELDLVFQQLAICKAQVYQQQQQQQQQSQMLHINSQVLVPPLSHPVLQGVVEEEGNNNNNNNNHNNNSDNNNNNNNNNNNNNNNNDDNDNNNDEYYRHYHETLMRCYYEGYEQGGVQYVEENNENDQFSWTPHDDNSSNSHGECFIVKQDFASECDGLPMKLMRLDSGDTSPYDISDHVDVTCGSIHSEELKFGSEPEPATQLREEIVLKRTIS, from the exons ATGCATACTATAATGTTTCAATCAGATGCACGGGCTAAGGATCCCGTAGGAGGGTGTTATAGGATCATTCGAGATTTACATCACCAAATCGAGTTTTGTAAAGCCGAATTAGATCTTGTATTTCAACAATTAGCTATTTGCAAAGCGCAAGtgtatcaacaacaacaacaacaacaacaacaaagtcaAATGTTGCATATTAACTCTCAAGTCCTTGTTCCTCCTCTATCACACCCCGTATTACAGGGTGTAGTCGAGGAAGAaggtaacaacaacaacaacaacaataaccataacaataatagcgacaataataataataataataataataataataataataataataataatgatgataatgataacaaCAACGACGAGTATTACCGTCATTATCATGAGACGTTAATGCGATGTTATTATGAGGGTTACGAACAAGGAGGAGTTCAATATGTAGAAGAGAACAATGAAAACGATCAATTCTCATGGACCCCACACGATGATAATAGTAGCAACAGCCATGGTGAATGTTTCATTGTAAAGCAAGATTTTGCAAGTGAGTGTGATGGTTTACCGATGAAACTCATGAGGCTTGACTCGGGTGACACGTCTCCATATGACATTTCCGATCATGTTGATGTTACTTGTGGTTCAATTCATAGCGAAGAGCTCAAATTCGGATCTGAACCAGAACCAGCAACACAACTCAG ggAAGAGATCGTGCTAAAGAGAACAATATCATAG